CAAAAGCCTGGCCCGGCGCGGGGGAACGCCGGGCCATCACGTGACCGGGGAGCAGGCCACATGAAAGCGGCGGATCAGTCGCGATCCGCCATTTGGGTCCAGATGCCGCCTGCCTCGTGGCTGTCGGCGCAGGCCTCGACAAAATCCATGCCTCTGAGCCCGTCTTCGACCCCAGGAAGCCGCGTCAGGGCCTGGCCCAGATCGCGCCCCGAGCGGCGGGCGGCAATCATAATCCCGGCCTCGGCGTAAAGATTGGCCCAGGCATCGGTCAGGGTCTCGCCATGACCGCGCGGCAGATGGATCAGCGCTTCGGCCTGTGCACGAATGCCCTGGGCCGCGCCCCGGCGGAAAATGCGTTCCTCGGCCTCCGCAGGCGTGAAGCGCAGCTCTTCGGGTTTTTCCTGATCCCAGTCCAGCGCGCCCTTGTCGCCCCAGACCCGGATCCGCAGCGCGCAATATTGTCCGACCGCCGCATTGGAAAGCTGCATCGTCGCCGGCGCGCCATTGCTGAGTTTCAGCCCGATATGGGCAGTGTCCGGCTGCGGTTTCGCGCCGCCACAGACGAACATATCCGCGCGCAGGCGGGCGACATCCAGCCCAGTCACGCTGTGCAGCAGATGATAGGCATGGGTGCCGATATCCCCCACGATCGAGCTTCGGCCCACCCGTTTCGGATCCTGCCGCCAGGGCGCGCCATCCAGGGCTTGCGCCGCCAGGTTCCAGTCCTGGAGATATTCGACATGCACCTGCGTGATCCGTCCGAGCGCCCCTTCATCGACCAAAGCGCGGGCCTGCCGCACCATTGCGTGATGCGAGAAAGGATAGGTCATGGTCAGGCTGACGCCAGTGCGCTTTTGCACCGCGACAAGAGCCTCGGCTTCCGTCAGCATCGCCGTCATTGGCTTATCAAGGATCACATCGATCCCGGCCTCGAGAAAGGCAATCGCCACCGCCGCATGGCTGTCATTCGGGGTGCAGATCGCCACCGCGTCGATGCCATCCGGGCGCGCGGCCTCGGCCCGGGCCATTTCGCGGTAATCGGTATAGCTGCGATCCGCAGGGATCACCCAATCCGCCGCCGAGAGCGCTGCATTTTCGGGGCGCGACGACAGCGCCCCTGCCACAACGTCAAAATGGTTGGACAGGCGGGCGCCCGAGAAATGCCAGCTGCCCACAAGCCCGCCGCGCCCGCCGCCCACAAAGCCAAGGCGAAGGCGCCGCCCCAGAGGGGGCTGACGCAGATTGCTTCTGTCCGTAAAGCTCATCGCTTTTCCTTAAATCGTGCCGCCAAGCGAGGATTCCAGCTCGGCCAGTTCCTGCCCGCCTGCCATCATATCCTGCAGCCGCGCGGCATCGACATCGCCCTTGGTCGCGGTGCCCAAAGTCTGGCCCCGGTTCAGCACGGTGAAACGATCCCCCACCGCCATGGCATGGCGTACGTTATGGGTGATGAAGACAACGCCGATGCCCTGCTTTCTGACCCGGTCAATGGTGCCAAGCACATTCGCGGTCTGGCGCACGCCCAGAGCCGAGGTCGGCTCGTCCAGGATCAGCACCTTCGCGCCAAAATAGACGGCGCGGGCAATGGCGACGGTCTGACGTTCCCCCCCGGACAGGGTGCCCACCGCCTGATCGGGGCCGCGCAGGTTGATCCCCATCTTCTTCATCTCGGACATGGTGACCTC
This DNA window, taken from Rhodobacter sp. 24-YEA-8, encodes the following:
- a CDS encoding Gfo/Idh/MocA family protein, coding for MSFTDRSNLRQPPLGRRLRLGFVGGGRGGLVGSWHFSGARLSNHFDVVAGALSSRPENAALSAADWVIPADRSYTDYREMARAEAARPDGIDAVAICTPNDSHAAVAIAFLEAGIDVILDKPMTAMLTEAEALVAVQKRTGVSLTMTYPFSHHAMVRQARALVDEGALGRITQVHVEYLQDWNLAAQALDGAPWRQDPKRVGRSSIVGDIGTHAYHLLHSVTGLDVARLRADMFVCGGAKPQPDTAHIGLKLSNGAPATMQLSNAAVGQYCALRIRVWGDKGALDWDQEKPEELRFTPAEAEERIFRRGAAQGIRAQAEALIHLPRGHGETLTDAWANLYAEAGIMIAARRSGRDLGQALTRLPGVEDGLRGMDFVEACADSHEAGGIWTQMADRD
- a CDS encoding ATP-binding cassette domain-containing protein, which produces MTTPIVEMRNIKKHFGHVIALNGVSFDVTAGECHCLLGDNGAGKSTFIKTMSGVHRPSSGTMVIEGKPITFESPRDAMGAGIATVYQDLAMIPLMSVVRNFWMGREPEKGIWPFRNLDMKKAEEVTMSEMKKMGINLRGPDQAVGTLSGGERQTVAIARAVYFGAKVLILDEPTSALGVRQTANVLGTIDRVRKQGIGVVFITHNVRHAMAVGDRFTVLNRGQTLGTATKGDVDAARLQDMMAGGQELAELESSLGGTI